The Effusibacillus pohliae DSM 22757 genome window below encodes:
- a CDS encoding IS3 family transposase, which produces AVEEFVRRYNNRRLHSSLHYLPPAEFHRRHLETGLQPKRPVRV; this is translated from the coding sequence GCGGTCGAGGAATTCGTGCGCAGGTACAACAACCGCCGGCTACATTCGAGCCTGCATTACCTACCGCCAGCCGAATTCCATCGCCGCCATCTTGAGACAGGACTACAACCAAAGCGCCCTGTGAGGGTGTGA